The following are encoded together in the Fusarium keratoplasticum isolate Fu6.1 chromosome 1, whole genome shotgun sequence genome:
- a CDS encoding FHA domain-containing protein, whose protein sequence is MWILENPEAFKGRRLWLRPGKTYLFGRTAAEPGQLAISHNTISRKHLTLTVSPVEDGQAHNPTSRSTLTIEDLATKIGTVVDGEKIKGKKKVVQGATAEFTMGKCPHKFRLLWEPVVFAFSFTSKELQTDPLTTLRDRFEQLDIKLVTEYAQSTTHVVSKKRNTAKGLQALINGKYIVTESFLDAVSEAGSPAEGAEITDLSPLEQDFNQNWPDALQHLPPRGGEPVQHPDSTYAPDPERKDIFEGYTFIFYDKSQYNNLLAPITNGGGKALLGNVVPEETEVDEFVRYVKSVAGEKGLGAFNDGSEGKGVVVVRFVPSKGSLVNWYADFFTSVSLRLDHRPIEQSEFLEAILIKDASILRRPLEVESAQNTQEPQHAHNAPQPEPSGSSQPANTQAPTSQSAEESQPAPRRGRTRRTVKRRFAGFDDDADIDMDDTPSTTSAPTTNQPSVQQPVQPSTEEEGGLFVSQEPDDLPPPPAEVPSNTRRSQRKRRGSPLPEDHLMDGMTTAAEKFKRQRIERGEDLSVRAKEAEPEPEHPAPTPKKKIKKEFDILAMAAQNKEKEEARARAEKEDLANLPDDVDLAEIRRLNIVEEIEVRKPSQARTREQDIRDGRWDPKWNGMKNFKKFRQRGEATGRQAARVIVPLVEVKTKEFGVGDDYWLEDEENDRRKRHVSQPSGAESQPSEPAPARSVQRRHVGVVSDSSDEEDQVSQKSSIPATRTRGTRGTASQSQSNTRSQSSRVTSQGSKRAAAEPPAGGQQPPKRARPTRSRVVEIADSDDSDDELKFRFGKRR, encoded by the exons ATGTGGATTCTGGAGAATCCCGAGGCCTTTAAAG GCCGAAGGCTGTGGTTGAGACCGGGAAAGACCTACTTGTTTGGCCGAACGGCGGCAGAGC CTGGCCAATTAGCCATATCCCACAACACCATCTCGCGAAAGCATTTGACCCTCACCGTCAGCCCAGTCgaagatggccaagcccACAATCCCACCAGCCGATCGACGCTCACCATCGAGGACCTGGCGACCAAGATAGGAACAGTCGTCGATGGAGAAaagatcaagggcaagaaaaAGGTGGTGCAGGGGGCGACGGCCGAGTTCACCATGGGCAAATGTCCTCACAAGTTTCG CCTCTTGTGGGAGCCAGTTGTTTTCGCCTTTTCTTTTACTAGCAAAGAACTGCAGACGGATCCTTTGACGACACTTCGCGACAGGTTCGAGCAGCTTGATATCAAGCTCGTGACGGAATACGCCCAATCCACTACACATGTCGTTTCGAAAAAGCGGAATACTGCCAAAGGACTTCAGGCACTAATCAATGGCAAATACATCGTGACTGAGTCATTCCTGGATGCTGTTTCCGAGGCTGGGAGTCCGGCAGAGGGCGCAGAGATTACCGATCTCAGCCCTCTGGAACAGGACTTCAACCAGAATTGGCCTGATGCACTACAACACCTGCCCCCAAGAGGTGGAGAGCCTGTGCAGCACCCGGACTCGACCTATGCTCCTGATCCCGAGAGAAAGGACATTTTTGAAGGATACACTTTCATCTTCTATGACAAGTCACAATACAACAACCTACTTGCGCCAATCACAAACGGAGGCGGTAAGGCATTGCTGGGCAATGTCGTACCAGAGGAGACTGAAGTGGACGAATTCGTTCGATATGTCAAGAGTGTCGCTGGAGAGAAAGGCCTCGGTGCTTTTAATGACGGCAGCGAGGGCAAAGGAGTAGTAGTTGTCCGATTTGTGCCTTCAAAGGGGTCTTTGGTCAACTGGTACGCCGATTTCTTCACGTCTGTATCCCTGAGACTGGATCATCGTCCTATTGAGCAAAGCGAATTCTTGGAAGCCATTCTCATCAAGGACGCGAGTATCCTCCGTCGGCCACTCGAAGTTGAGTCTGCGCAAAATACCCAGGAGCCTCAGCACGCTCATAATGCGCCCCAACCCGAGCCGTCAGGGAGCTCACAGCCTGCAAATACACAGGCTCCAACGTCACAATCAGCCGAGGAGTCACAACCCGCCcccagaagaggaaggaCTAGAAGGACCGTCAAGAGGCGCTTCGCAGGCTTTGACGATGACGCGGATATTGACATGGATGACACCCCTTCGACGACTTCGGCGCCGACAACAAATCAACCTTCGGTGCAACAACCGGTGCAGCCATCgacggaagaggagggtggaTTGTTTGTCTCTCAAGAGCCGGATgaccttcctcctcctccagcagaGGTGCCAAGCAATACCCGAAGGTCACAGAGGAAGAGACGCGGTTCTCCTCTGCCAGAAGACCATCTCATGGACGGCATGACTACCGCGGCAGAGAAGTTCAAGCGCCAGCGAATAGAGCGAGGCGAAGACTTGAGTGTTCGGGCGAAAGAGGCGGAGCCTGAACCCGAACATCCTGCCCCGacgcccaagaagaagatcaagaaggagttTGATATTCTGGCAATGGCAGCGCAGAACAAAgaaaaggaggaggctcGTGCTCGAGCTGAGAAGGAAGACCTGGCTAATCTTCCTGATGATGTTGACCTTGCGGAGATCCGTCGACTCAACATCGTGGAAGAAATCGAGGTGCGCAAGCCCAGTCAGGCTAGAACTCGGGAGCAAGACATCCGCGATGGCCGATGGGATCCGAAATGGAACGGCATGAAGAACTTTAAAAAGTTCAGACAACGCGGAGAAGCGACGGGTCGTCAAGCAGCGAGGGTCATTGTGCCTCTTGTGGaggtcaagaccaaggagtTTGGCGTAGGCGACGATTACTGgttggaggacgaggagaatgATAGGAGGAAGCGGCATGTCAGCCAGCCTTCAGGGGCAGAGTCCCAACCTTCAGAACCAGCACCGGCGCGGTCTGTGCAGAGACGACATGTCGGTGTCGTTTCGGACAgcagcgatgaggaggaccAGGTCTCTCAGAAATCATCGATACCCGCTACACGAACTCGCGGCACCCGAGGTACGGCGTCGCAGTCCCAGAGCAACACGAGGAGCCAGTCGTCCCGAGTCACAAGCCAGGGGAGCAAACGGGCCGCGGCAGAGCCGCCAGCAGGGGGACAGCAGCCTCCCAAGCGAGCGCGGCCAACTCGCAGTAGGGTTGTCGAGATTGCCGATAGtgacgacagcgacgatgagCTCAAGTTCAGGTTCGGAAAGAGGCGGTAA
- a CDS encoding Cytochrome b5 heme-binding domain-containing protein, with translation MGVIGISLIVASVVWVLVRPPSWIPSPLQILLRWRGSPPATITDSKTDPSTADADSGSGMGPSASPGPRVLVSLDHEVEPALRTRTDPADKPVDRTTRASSSDPDRLHQPLGQGLVASSSQQSQPAKHDTASMPPPPLPKIVSQPPPPTIAEPDEQTTPKATAVSDPPSLPVPTFSLDNAPPAPSSHPAPPRNPTVRGPAPSIAAPSLGPSMMRPPPRPGRLPPTPSSATPINRVSSSTSSPSGRLPSLAQFPAANSPQRARGPAPNRGPASSGLAPPPTHSSKPSKPSRKVLLTPGHSPLDWARISGPNSDLRGVDPSTPYLRVTPSMLKVRTGRKGKDAWMALNGKVYNITPYADFHPGGVPELLRGAGRDGTKLFGEIHPWVNYETMLSACLVGLLVEESEGSESQMDGMD, from the coding sequence ATGGGCGTCATAGGGATATCGCTGATTGTCGCCTCGGTCGTCTGGGTCCTCGTGCGACCGCCGTCATGGATCCCTTCGCCCTTGCAGATCCTCCTGCGATGGAGAGGCAGCCCTCCTGCCACTATCACGGACAGCAAGACCGATCCCTCGACGGCCGATGCtgactctggctctggtATGGGGCCTAGCGCAAGCCCTGGGCCCCGTGTCCTGGTGTCGTTGGATCACGAGGTGGAACCGGCCCTCCGCACCCGGACTGATCCGGCCGACAAGCCTGTCGACCGTACCACTCGAGCTTCTTCGTCCGACCCTGACCGCCTCCACCAGCCTCTCGGTCAGGGCCTCGTCGCCAGTTCCTCACAGCAGTCTCAGCCCGCCAAGCACGATACCGCTTCTATGCCTCCACCCCCACTGCCAAAGATCGTCTcgcaacctcctcctccaaccatCGCTGAGCCTGATGAGCAAACCACTCCCAAGGCTACTGCCGTCTCCGATCCTCCATCCCTTCCCGTACCCACCTTTTCACTCGACAATGCTCCCCCGGCGCCTAGCTCCCACCCCGCTCCGCCCCGGAACCCCACCGTTCGCGGCCCCGCCCCCTCCATCGCCGCTCCGTCCTTGGGCCCGTCCATGATGCGACCTCCTCCGCGCCCAGGACGACTTCCTCCCACGCCATCATCTGCAACGCCCATCAACCGCGTCTCttcctcaacttcatcacccTCCGGCCGCCTTCCGTCTCTCGCTCAGTTCCCTGCCGCGAACTCGCCCCAACGTGCTCGGGGACCGGCTCCTAATCGCGGTCCTGCCAGCTCCGGCCTCGCCCCGCCACCAACTCACTCCTCCAAGCCTTCCAAGCCCAGCCGAAAGGTCCTCCTCACACCGGGTCACTCTCCTCTGGACTGGGCTCGCATCTCTGGCCCCAACTCTGACCTTCGCGGCGTTGACCCATCAACTCCGTATCTTCGTGTCACGCCCTCCATGTTGAAGGTCCGAACCGGCCGTAAAGGCAAGGACGCTTGGATGGCCCTCAATGGCAAGGTGTACAACATTACGCCCTACGCCGACTTCCATCCTGGTGGTGTCCCGGAGCTGTTGCGCGGTGCTGGCCGTGATGGTACCAAATTGTTTGGTGAGATTCACCCCTGGGTCAACTACGAGACAATGTTGTCTGCTTGTCTTGTGGGATTGCTCGTCGAGGAATCTGAAGGTTCCGAGAGccagatggatggcatggatTAG
- a CDS encoding J domain-containing protein: MVVDTAYYDTLGVQPTATELEIKKAYRKMAIVHHPDKNPNDPTAHEKFQAIGEAYQVLSDTDLRKAYDKFGKDSARPQEGFADPAEFFSSIFGGDAFVDWIGEISLMKDLTATMDITMQEEEEAAAAEAAAQAAEGDFPGTEEAKKESMKDQEKRAEEKKAAAAEEEAGPPPPPYSEAVADDKETKPTYTPPPAAAAGPSGTESPLPRSDANSPAPSSASRSRTQIPLRPALADKSHEDILLDEAAKGELTEEELKRKEKKKGLSKEQREQLAAYEKERARIRQERVDTLARKLQDRLSVWTETDKGNDVTRAFQEKMRLEVENLKMESFGIDILHAIGQTYVSKASTLLRSQKFLGIGGFFSRLRDKGTLVKETWNTISSAIDAQQTMEDMAKMEEKGGEDWTEEKRAEYERRVTGKILTAAWRGSKFEIQSVLREVCDSILNDKKVPLNKRLERAQALVLIGDIFMKAERSPEEEGDYLVFEQLVAEAAMKKEEDHKKKKERKHGKEKEPSSP, from the exons ATGGTCGTCGATACCGCCTACTACGACACCTTGGGCGTCCAGCCCACAGCCACCGAGCTGGAAATCAAGAAGGCCTATCGCAAGATGGCCATCGTCCACCACCCAG ACAAGAACCCCAACGATCCCACCGCACATGAAAAATTCCAGGCCATCGGCGAGGCCTACCAGGTCCTCTCCGACACCGACTTGCGGAAAGCCTACGATAAGTTCGGAAAGGACAGCGCAAGACCCCAGGAAGGTTTCGCCGACCCCGCCGAGTTCTTCAgctccatctttggcggCGATGCCTTTGTCGACTGGATCGGCGAGATCAGCCTTATGAAGGACCTTACCGCGACCATGGATATCACGAtgcaagaggaggaagaggccgctgccgccgaggctgccgCACAGGCCGCCGAGGGAGACTTCCCCGGTACTGAGGAGGCTAAGAAGGAGAGCATGAAGGAccaggagaagagggcggaggagaagaaggccgctgctgctgaggaagaagctggcccACCACCCCCTCCATACTCCGAGGCCGTTGCCGACGACAAAGAGACAAAGCCTACCTATACTCCTCCCCCGGCTGCCGCCGCAGGCCCCTCGGGCACCGAgtcccctcttcctcgatccGATGCCAACTCACCCGcaccctcctcggcctctcgAAGCCGAACCCAGATTCCCCTCCGGCCTGCCCTGGCCGACAAGTCCCACGAGGATatcctccttgatgaggctgccaagggtgAACTgacagaggaggagctcaagcgcaaggagaagaagaagggtctGAGCAAGGAGCAGAGGGAGCAGCTGGCAGCTtacgagaaggagagggcCCGAATCCGACAGGAGCGTGTTGATACCCTCGCACGTAAGCTCCAGGATCGCCTCAGCGTGTGGACGGAGACAGACAAGGGCAACGACGTCACCAGGGCCTTCCAGGAAAAGATGCGCCTCGAGGTGGAGAACCTCAAGATGGAGTCGTTCGGTATTGACATCCTGCACGCTATTGGTCAGACGTATGTTTCCAAGGCTTCAACTCTGCTGCGCAGTCAGAAGTTCCTCGGCATCGGTGGCTTCTTCAGCAGGCTCCGCGACAAGGGAACCCTCGTCAAGGAGACATGGAACACCATCAGCAGCGCCATCGATGCCCAGCAGACCATGGAggacatggccaagatggaggagaagggtggtGAGGACTGGACCGAGGAGAAGCGTGCTGAATATGAGCGCCGCGTCACCGGAAAGATTCTCACTGCGGCCTGGAGGGGAAGCAAGTTTGAGATTCAGAGCGTCCTGCGTGAGGTGTGtgacagcatcctcaacgacaagaaGGTTCCTCTCAACAAGCGGCTGGAGCGAGCCCAGGCTCTGGTCCTCATTGGTGACATCTTTATGAAG GCTGAGCGTTCAcccgaagaagagggtgaCTATCTCGTCTTTGAGCAGCTTGTCGCCGAAGCAgccatgaagaaggaagaggatcacaagaagaagaaggaacgCAAGCacggcaaggagaaggagccttCCTCCCCCTGA
- a CDS encoding Squalene synthase, giving the protein MGALYYLFHPNQLRSIIQWKVWHDPVHKRDPSTESPELQECFRYLNMTSRSFAAVIQELNHELLVPITLFYLVLRGLDTIEDDMTLPLDKKIPLLREFHNTMEQDGWQFHESQEKDKELLEHFDVVITELKKIKAPYYEIIKDMTIKMGNGMADYAQNTEMIENGVQTIDEYELYCHYVAGLVGEGLTRLFVASELANPKLAERPSLTESMGQFLQKTNIIRDIHEDWEDGRRWYPKEIWSKHVDKWEDLFDPKQRTKALECVSEMVLDALKHSEECLFYMAGIKDQSVFNFVAIPQGMAIATLELVFRNPNVLERNIKITKGDACQIMFECTQNLVTVCDVFRRYARRIQAKNDPRDPSYLAISAQCAKIEQFIETLFPRQDPKKLALENNQRQNKEPTMDPGEAVVLFGVVIASLLCISGLMIGTAWFFGARFDNIFKEASVFLPGGEKATPLVTGRDEL; this is encoded by the exons ATGGGTGCCCTCTACTACCTCTTCCACCCGAACCAGCTTCGGTCCATTATCCAATG GAAGGTCTGGCACGATCCTGTCCACAAGCGTGATCCCAGCACCGAGTCCCCCGAGCTGCAAGAATGCTTCCGCTACTTGAACATGACGAGCCGCAGCTTTGCGGCCGTCATCCAGGAGCTTAAccatgagcttcttgtcccCATTACCCTCTTCTACCTTGTTCTCCGTGGTCTGGATACTATTGAGGACGACATGACTCTTCCCCTGGACAAGAAGATCCCTCTTCTTCGCGAGTTCCACAACACCATGGAGCAGGATGGTTGGCAGTTCCATGAGAGTCaagagaaggacaaggagcttcttgagcacTTTGACGTTGTCATCActgagctcaagaagatcaaggctcCTTACTATGAGATTATCAAGGACATGACCATCAAGATGGGCAATGGCATGGCCGATTATGCCCAAAACACGGAGATGATCGAGAATGGCGTGCAAACAATCGACGAGTATGAGCTTTACTGCCATTACGTTGCTGGTCTCGTCGGCGAGGGCTTGACCCGCCTGTTTGTCGCCTCGGAGCTCGCCAACCCCAAACTGGCTGAGCGTCCCTCACTGACCGAGTCAATGGGTCAGTTCCTCCAAAAGACCAACATTATTCGAGATATCCATGAAGACTGGGAGGACGGTCGAAGATGGTATCCTAAGGAGATCTGGAGCAAGCACGTCGACAAGTGGGAGGATCTTTTCGATCCCAAGCAGCGCACAAAGGCCCTCGAATGTGTCTCTGAGATGGTTCTCGATGCTCTCAAGCACAGCGAGGAGTGCCTGTTCTACATGGCCGGTATCAAGGACCAGAGTGTCTTCAACTTTGTTGCCATCCCCCAGGGCATGGCCATTGCCACACTGGAGCTCGTCTTCAGAAACCCCAACGTTCTCGAGAGGAACatcaagatcaccaaggGTGATGCCTGCCAGATCATGTTTGAGTGCACTCAAAACCTCGTCACAGTATGCGATGTCTTCCGGAGATACGCACGACGAATCCAAGCAAAGAACGACCCCAGAGATCCCAGCTATCTTGCCATCAGTGCGCAGTGCGCCAAG ATTGAGCAATTTATCGAAACCCTCTTCCCTCGACAAGAtcccaagaagctcgcctTGGAGAACAACCAGAGGCAGAACAAGGAGCCTACCATGGACCCTGGTGAGGCCGTTGTCCTCTTTGGTGTCGTCATTGCCAGCTTGCTCTGCATTTCTGGTCTTATG ATTGGCACTGCTTGGTTCTTCGGCGCCAGGTTCGacaacatcttcaaggaGGCCAGTGTCTTCCTACCAGGTGGCGAGAAGGCCACACCCCTAGTTACGGGCCGTGACGAATTGTAA